A single window of Arvicanthis niloticus isolate mArvNil1 chromosome 20, mArvNil1.pat.X, whole genome shotgun sequence DNA harbors:
- the LOC117724373 gene encoding uncharacterized protein LOC117724373 isoform X1, with translation MAARLFSDARQSHDCQPGLRRGERAGCLFDHHIGKLRLEPPRAPFPCSASPADVSSRSPAVRNERPPEDCTGQGARTQVGAAGQWSCPFYSSSAAGQHHIQGCRHDGQEGA, from the exons ATGGCGGCTAGGCTCTTTTCAGATGCCAGGCAGAGCCACGACTGCCAACCCGGGCTGCGGCGAGGCGAACGCGCTGGTTGCTTGTTTGACCACCacattgggaaactgaggctcgaGCCGCCTAGGGCTCCGTTTCCCTGCTCTGCGAGCCCAGCCGACGTTTCCTCACGAAGCCCCGCAGTGAGGAATGAGCGGCCACCTGAGGACTGCACCGGGCAGGGAGCGCGAACTCAGGTCGGTGCCGCGGGACAG tGGTCCTGCCCTTTCTATTCATCATCTGCTGCAGGACAGCATCATATTCAAGGATGTAGACATGATGGACAGGAGGG
- the LOC117724373 gene encoding uncharacterized protein LOC117724373 isoform X2: MAARLFSDARQSHDCQPGLRRGERAGCLFDHHIGKLRLEPPRAPFPCSASPADVSSRSPAVRNERPPEDCTGQGARTQWSCPFYSSSAAGQHHIQGCRHDGQEGA; encoded by the exons ATGGCGGCTAGGCTCTTTTCAGATGCCAGGCAGAGCCACGACTGCCAACCCGGGCTGCGGCGAGGCGAACGCGCTGGTTGCTTGTTTGACCACCacattgggaaactgaggctcgaGCCGCCTAGGGCTCCGTTTCCCTGCTCTGCGAGCCCAGCCGACGTTTCCTCACGAAGCCCCGCAGTGAGGAATGAGCGGCCACCTGAGGACTGCACCGGGCAGGGAGCGCGAACTCAG tGGTCCTGCCCTTTCTATTCATCATCTGCTGCAGGACAGCATCATATTCAAGGATGTAGACATGATGGACAGGAGGG